The stretch of DNA GGTCGAAGCCAAAATCCAAGCCGCGCACGACGCGCTAGAACAACGCGTGCAAGAACGGACGGCCGAACTGGTCGACGCGAACCGGCAGTTACGTTTTCACGCTCAATTGCTCGATAGCGTACGCGAGTCGGTCGTAGCAACCGATCTGGACGGCCGGATTGTCTATTGGGGCAAGGGAGCGGAAAACCTTTACGGTTATCAATCCGATGAAGTGGTGGGCAAGCCGATTACGCAAGTTGCCCGATCGGATGGTTCGCAAGGGGAACTTCGGCGAATGGCGCAGGTTCGCGAAATGGGATCCTGGCATGGCGAGTTTCGCCAGCATCGTACCGACGACACCAAGTTCTGGGCCGAAACGGTGATTTCCCTCGTCAATGACCCCAACGGGAACCCGACTGGTTTTATTGCCATCGATCGCGACATCACGGTGCGGCGCCGCGCTGAAGAACGAACGCGGCAACTGCACGCCGATTTGGCGCATGTGCTTCGGCTGGGGACGATGGGCGAGATGGCTTCAGGTCTGGCACACGAAATCAATCAACCGCTGGGGACGATTGCCAACAACGCGCATGCGGTCGCCCGCAGTCTACGCAACGGAACGCTGCCCAACGACGAAGTGTTGGAGATCATCGAGGAGATTGCCGCCGAAGCCATGCGTGCCGGAGAGATCCTGCACAGTCTGCACCGGTTTGCCTCTAAAGCCGAACCCAATCGGACAGCCGTCGACCTGCGCGACCTCGTCCACGAAGTCACCCGCTTGTTCGATTCCGACATCCGGCGGCATGGAATTGTCTTACGGCTCGATTTGGAAGAGAATTTGCCGGAAGTGTATGTCGAACGCATTCAGATTCAGCAGGTCGTCGTCAACTTGGTTCGCAACGCCTTTGATGCGTTGTTGGAAGATCGCCGCAGTGAACGGGAAGTGATCGTGCGTGCCCGTGCGGTGGAAACCGGTGTTCTTGTGAGCATCGCTGACAACGGCAAGAATTTGTCTCCCGACCTATACGCGAAGATCTTTTCGCCTTATTTTACAACCAAAAAAAACGGCATGGGGATGGGATTGAGTATTTGTCGTTCGATCGTCGGTTCACACGGCAGCCAATTACGCGCGTCGCCCAATGTGGATTGCGGTCTGACATTTACATTCACCCTGCCTTACAACGCCACAGAATCGGCTCCGGACAAATCGGGGGTATAGCATGTCGACCAAATTCAATCCGGCATGTTGTTCACTTCCAATCGAGGAAATATCTTGAATACTACCAGCATCAAGCCGACCGTGTTTGTCGTCGATGACGAACCAGGCATGCGCAAATCGCTGGACCGACTCCTGCGGTCCGCCGGTCTTCAGGCAGAATGTTTCGGCAACGCAGAAACGTTCTTACGCGAATACGACCCCGGCCGTCCAGGTTGCTTGATTCTCGATGTCTGCATGGATCACATGACGGGACTGGAACTGCAGAAAGAACTCAACGCGCGGCGTATCTTGCTGCCGACCATCGTAATTTCTGGATACGCCGATGTTCCCAATGTGGTCAAGGCGGTCAAAGGGGGCGCGGTCGATTTCCTGGAAAAGCCGTTCAACGACGAGTTGTTGCTGGAACGCGTGCAACAAGCAATTCGGCTGGATCAGCGGCAACGCATGGAGGCAGTCCGCGCGTCAGCGACCGAAGCACGGTTGCGATCGTTGACGCCGCGAGAAACTCAGGTGATGGAGCTACTCGTCGCTGGCCGCCGCACAAAACAAATCGCGTACGACCTCAACATCAGCCCCAAAACGGCCGACATTCACCGCGCGCATGTGCTGGAAAAAATGAAGGTCGATACTGTCGTCGATCTCGTGCGACTGGTGCACGATCTACCCGATTGATACGCAACCGCCGCATCAGCCCACCACGCGTTGAAACCGTTCGACTGCCTGTTCGATGTTTTCGCGGCTGTTAAACGCGCTGAGGCGGAAGTAGCCTTCGCCGGCGGCACCAAATCCGCTGCCGGGCGTGCCAACCAGATGTCCTTTGGACAGCAGTTGGTCGAAGAAGTCCCAGCTTCCCGCCCCGCCGGGAGTCTTCAGCCAGACGTAAGGCGCATTCACCCCACCGTACACCGTGATCCCCGCGGACTCCAGACCTTCACGAATCAACCCAGCATTGGTGAGGTAAAACTGAATCAGCTCATTGATCTGTTGTTGGCCTTCCGGCGTAAAGACCGCTTCGGCCGCGCGCTGAATCGGATAGGAAACCCCGTTGAACTTGGTGCAGTGTCGGCGATTCCACAACGGATGAATCGGCTGGTCTTCGCCGGTGGATGTTTTTCCGGTCAGTTCCTTGGGAATGACCGTGTACGCACAGCGCGTCCCCGTAAATCCGGCGTTCTTACTGAAGCTACGAAACTCGATGGCCACGTCGCGAGCCCCTTCGATCTCATAGATCGAATGCGGAATCTCCGGATCGGTGATGTAGGCTTCGTAGGCAGCATCAAAAAAGATGATCGCATCGTGCGCGCGGGCATAATCGACCCATTGCTTGAGCGTCTCTCGCGAAGCGACCGTCCCTGTGGGATTGTTGGGATAACACAGGTAGATCAAATCCACCGGCTCATCCGGTAGACTCGGCACGAAATCGTTCTCCGCGGTAACGGGCACGTACACCAATCCCTCATAACGGCCATCCTTGCCAGCGGCGCCGGTCCGCCCCGCCATCACATTGGTGTCGACATACACCGGATAGACCGGATCCATCACGGCGACGGTGTTGTCCGCGCCAAAGATGTCCAGGATATTTCCGGTATCACATTTAGAACCGTCGGAAATGAAGACTTCATCAGCGGCGATTTCCACACCGCGCGGTTTGAATGCGTGTTCAACGATCGCCGTGCGGAGGAACTCATAACCCTGCTCCGGCCCATACCCGCGGAACGAATCCCGCACCGACATATCATCGACCGCCTTATGCATCGCCGCCACACATGCCGCCGGCAGCGGTTCGGTCACATCACCAATGCCCAGACGAATCACATTGGCATCGGGATTCTCCTGCGTGAATGCCGAGACGCGACGTCCAATTTCAGGAAAGAGGTATCCAGCAGCGAGCTTGGAATAATTTTCGTTAATCGTAGCCATGGAATCTGATGTTTCAATATGAGTCGAATAGTGGATGTTATAAATAAAAACGTGACCGGAAGGGCGAGGCTCCAACCAAGCCGTGCCGAATAGAAAGTTGCATCGCGACGCATCCTACAGGTCTTTGCCCATCAACTGTGCGACTTCGTAGACGTCCTTGTCGCCGCGACCCGAGAGGCAGACGACGACAACGTCATCCGGCTTGCGCGCACCGGCTGTTTTGATGACCTGCGCGATGGCATGCGAGCTTTCCAGCGCCGGGAGAATGCCCTCCAAGCGGGCCAACGTGCCGAAGGCGTCCAGAGCTTCATCGTCACTGACAGGGCCGTATTGTACGCGCCCTGTGTCTTTCCAATAACTATGCTCGGGACCGACGCCGGGATAATCCAGTCCGGCGGAAATGGAATGCACGTCGTCGGTTTGTCCATCCGCATCTTGCAACACATAGCTGTAACTGCCGTGCAACACCCCTTTTTCACCGTAGCTGAGTGTCGAGGCATGATCGCCGGGATTGGGTCCGCGACCTCCCGGTTCCACGCCGGTGAGTTTTACGTCACGATCTTCTACAAACGGATAAAACATGCCCGCCGAGTTGGAACCGCCTCCCACGCAGGCGATCACCTCATCAGGCAGTCGGCCGATTTGTTCGAGGCATTGCTGTTTGGTTTCGCGACCAATGACCGATTGAAAATCGCGGACCATGCGGGGAAACGGGTGCGGACCGACAACCGAACCTAAGATGTAATGCGTGTCCGCCACACTAGCCATCCAGTCCCGCATCGCTTCGTTAATGGCATCGCGGAGTGTGCGCGATCCGCTGCACACCGGACGGACCTCGGTCCCCATCGTTTGCATATTGAACACGTTCAATTTTTGTCGCCGCACATCCTCCTCGCCCATGTAGACCACGCAAGGCAGACCGAACAGCGCACACGCTGTGGCGGTGGCGACACCATGTTGGCCGGCGCCGGTTTCGGCAATCACCCGCGTCTTGCCCATCCGCTTTGTGAGCAACACCTGGCCGAGCGTATTGTTGATTTTGTGAGCACCGGTGTGATTCAAATCCTCGCGTTTGAGGAAAATCCGCGCGCCGCCGCAATGCTCGGTCAACCGCCGAGCAAAATACAGCGGATTGGGCCGTCCGACGAAGTGCCGCAACAGGTCATCCAATTCGGCCTTGAAGGACGCATCACTGATGGCCGATTCGTATTCCTGTTCGAGCTGCTCCAGAGCCTGCATCAACGTTTCTGGGACAAATCGCCGGCCAAATTCGCCAAATCGCCCCTGGGCATCGGGAACATTAGCGGTGGCAGGTGTTGACGTGGTCATTGAATTGCTTTCGAGAGTTCGTCACAACGGGGAGAGCGGGATCGTAACGCCGCTCGTACATGTGATCGTAGAAGATGACTCCAATTTAGCAAACCGGTTCGCCAACTGCCAGATTGCCGATCGCAATCATTGGACCATGCGACTCTTTGGAAAAATCAACAGTCAAGGCATTTGAGGAAATCCACAGCTTTCTCGAAGTCACGAACTCAGAACGGTCGCCACGTGTCATAAATCAGAGAACCACCCAGATAGTTCCCGCCACTGCTGGCTGGTTTGGCTGGCCATTGATTGATAAAATTTCGCCTGTTGGCCGTAATGCTCACGCAAGAACCGGCCCATTTCCGGCGTCCCAACACAACGACGCCCAATTCCGCACCCGTAGCTCAGCTGGATAGAGCGACGGTTTCCTAAACCGTAGGCCGTGGGTTCGAGTCCCGCCGGGTGTACTTTGTTGATCGGGGCAGGCTTTGCGCTGTCGATCAACTCTAGCAAAGGGCGGTTTCTGGGTGCGTTGGTGGTGCGGCCGCTTGCTTTGCGGCTGCTTGTGGAATCGCTGGGGCATTTTCTTGTCTCGTCTGATGAGTTGACCAGCGTTCTTATCCCAAATCATAACCGCTCACCGCGCGTATGGTCCGGGTTATTTTGCCTGGATAAACCTTAACGCTTCTGTCGATACTACCGAGGGACTTACGGCAGTAGTTGCCGGGGTCATTGCGCTAATGCTTGAACGACGGTTGGCGGTTGCTCAAACGTGCAGATTGAACGCACCGCGCTGGTCATGGCGATTCGAGATTGCAGGGTTGCCAACGAATTTATCAGGGTGGCGGGTGATATGAGCACGCAGCACAAGCCGAAAAAGATGCCGCGGAATCGTCACCCGGACCTTCCCTCGCTGACTACTGATAAAGTTCAGAAATCGGGCAAGCGCGTCCACGTCGGCCGGACCTTGCGATTGGCGTTGCTCTGCCTGTGCTGCGGTTGTACTCCCTTGGGAGAATACATCAGCAATGGTTTTGAGGTGGGACCGGACTACAAGCGGCCGCCGGCACCGGTTGCCACGCATTGGATCGACGCCCATGATGAGCGCGTCAGCAGCGACGCCACAGACGATAGCGCCTGGTGGACAGTGTTCAACGATCCGGTCCTCAATGGGCTGATCCAGACCGCTTACGAGCAGAACTTGACCGTCCGCGAGGCGGGTTTTCGAGTGCTTCGTTCACGGGCTCGCCTGGGAATCGCGATCGGGGAATTCTTCCCGCAAACGCAGGTGATGGAGGGGAGCTATCAACGCGAGGGGGTCAGCCTGGGTGTCGCTAACCGCTTCGCAACACCCGAGCGTTGGTTCAGCCAATGGAATTACGGTTTCGGGTTGGCGTGGGAACTCGATTTCTGGGGCCGTTTTCGCCGAGCGATCGAAGCCTCTGAAAGTGTGCTCGATGCCTCCGTGGAACATTACGATGCGGCAATCGTGACCTTAGTCGGCGATGTGGCAACCAGCTACGTGCAGATTCGCACGATTCAAGAACAAATCGCCCTGGCTGAGCAATCATTGAAATTGCAAAAACAGAGTTTGGAAATCGCCACCGCCAAATACGAAGGGGGCGAGACGACCGAAGTTGACGTCTATCAGGGGCAAAGCGACGTCTCAAGCACCGAAGCATTAATCGAACAGTTGCAGATCGACCTGCGTCAAGCGACCAACCAGTTGTGTATACTGATGGGCATGCCGCCGACCGATCTCTCTGAGATGCTGGGTGAAGGTCCCATCCCAACCGCGCCCGAACAAGTCGTGGTGGGAATCCCCGCCGACTTGATCCATCGTCGCCCGGACGTCCGTCGTGCCGAGCGATTGACAGCGGCACAATCCGAAGAGATCGGGATTGCCGAAACCGACTTCTATCCGCAAATCAGCCTCAACGGCACATTGGGCTGGTCCGCAGAGCATGTCGGGGATGCCTTGGACCGCGAGGCGTTTTTAGGATCGATCGGACCATCGTTCCAATGGGCCATCCTTAATTATGGTCGCATCGCAAACAATGTCCGCGTCCAAGATGCCCGCTTCCAGGAATTGATTGCCAACTACCAAAATACGGTTCTCAATGCCGGTGTCGAAGTCGAGAATGGTCTGGTTTCGTTTCTCCGCTCAAAGAATCAGGCCGAAGATGCGGCTCGGGCCGTCAGAGCCGAAACCGCCGCCTTTCATGAAGCATTCGCACAGTACAAAGGTGGCTTAACGGATTATAACCGCGTCGTTGTAATCCAAGAGAGACTGGTCACTCGGCAACAATCGTTGGCCGATGCGCAAGGCGCAATCGCTCAGGGCCTGATCCAGGTTTATCGTTCGCTGGGTGGGGGATGGCAGATTCGATTGCAATCGGAAGCTGAGTTTATGATGCCGATTGAAACGGCCGTCCCGGCAGTCCCCCCTGCCCCAGCCCCCGTCGACGATGACGTAACAGGGGACGAACTCCCGTCACTTGAAGAACCTGGACTGGTTGTGATTCCGCAAAGTGAATAACCCTCCGCTCTGCTTAGAACCAGTTTCAAAACCCGGTTGCGCTTGTTCCAGACGCTTACATTTTAGTGTCGGTGAGATGCGTCAGAGGGTTTTGAAACTACTGATAGGAGTCGTCCCATGGGACGTTGGATCCGGATATCCTCGGTGACCCTCAGCTTGATGCTGATCGCCACGGCGTGCGCTGACGCCGGTCGTTGGTTTCACTTCGACATCAGCCATGCGTCGCGCCGACCCACCTGCCAACCTTGCCAGAGCGCGATGGGCGGCTGTTGTGACGACTATTGCTCCAAGCCACTCCCCTGCATTTCGCCAAATTGCCGCGGTTGTGTCGACGACTATTGCGGCAAGCCGCTGCCTTGTATCTCCTGCACCAGACCGGGCTGCGTGGACGACTACTGCCCCAAACCTTGCCCACGATTCATACGTCCCTTGTGTCTGCCGTGGTATCAATGCGGTCCGGGGGAGCGTTGTTATGGCGGTCAAGGCATCGTGCCCGGTTGTGACGCGAACTCGCTTAAGTGACTGAATCCGACGCGGGAGGCGGACTGTCCGGTTGAGCATCGTTCTCGGCGGATTTCGTGGGCGGCGGGGATTTTCGTTCGGCAAACCAACTGATGACGTAATAAAACACCGGCGTTAAAAAGACACCGAAGAACGTCACGCCGATCATGCCGCTGAAGACCGCCGTCCCCAGGGACCGCCGCATTTCCCACCCGGCACCCGTCGCGATCATCAAAGGCAGCACGCCGAACACGAAGGCGAACGACGTCATCAGAATCGGACGCAGTCGCAATTTGCAGGCTAGCAATGTCGCTTCACGTCGACCGAGTCCTTCGGCGCGTTGATCGACGGCGTACTCCACGATCAGAATCGCATTCTTAGCGGCCATCGCAATTAAGACGATGAAACCGATCTGGGCAAAAATGTCGACCGGTTTGTGCGCAATCCACACTAATCCAGCCACCGAACTGAGCAAGCACATCGGCACGACAAGCACGATCCCCACCGGCAACGACCAACTTTCATAAAGTGCCACCAGCACCAAAAACACCAACACCAGCGAGAGCGCAAAGATCAGGCTTCCAGTATTCGAAGCGGTGACGGATTGGTAGGCGATTCCCGTCCATGCATAGCCAAAGCCTCCCGGCAAATTGTCGGGCGCGCAAATTTGCTCCATCTTGGCCATCGCTTGGCCGGCGCTCTCACCAGGTCCGGGTCCGAAAATTAAGGAGGACGAATTGACGTCGTTATAGCGCATCACGAACGTCGGCCCATTGACATAGTGGACGTTGATCAATGCGCCCAACGGAACCATGTCCCCTTGCGAATTGCGGACCTGTAGCAGTTTGAGGTTCTCAGGATTCGTGCGAAACTTTCCCTCAGCTTCGACATTCACCTGCCAAATGCGGCCGAAGCGGTTGAATTGGTTGACGTACATCGAGCCCATGTTGGCGCTGAGCGTCTCATTCACATCTTGCAGTTTCACGCCCATTTGCATGACGGCTTCGCGGTCGATGTCGACAGCCAATTGCGGGGAGTCGGCTTTAAACGTCGAGAGCATCATGCCGATTTCGGGCTGCGCATGGGCTTGTGAGACGATCGATTCGGTGACATCTTGCAGCTCCTGCAAACCTTGTCCCGTCCGGTCTTCAATTTGAATCTGCAGCCCGCCCGCTCCGCCCAATCCCGGGACCGGCGGAGCGCCCAGAACCCTTGCCTGACAATTGATGACCTCTTTGTGATACCGCTCGTTCAAGGCCTTAATGATTCCCATGGCCTGCGTGTCGGGCGTGGTGCGATCTTTGAACTCGTCGAGAATCACAAAAATGGTGCCCCAGTTCGAGGCATCGCACGCCAGGACGACGGAAAATCCCGAGACTGACATCGCTGATTCGACGCCAGGAGTGTCCAGCGCAATTTCTTCCAGCTTTTTCATCGCGGCTTCTGTCCGCTGCACCGAAGCCGAATCGGGCAGCACGACATTCACCAGCACGTATCCTTGATCCTGCGCCGGGATAAAGCCTTTCGGAGCGGTCTTCAGCCCATAACCGGTCAGCCCCAACAACCCCGCATAGATGATGAGCACGATGATGCACAGCCGCAACGACAATCCCACGAGACGCGTGTAGCCATTCGTGAATAGGTCAAAGACTTTATTAAACGCCCCAAAAATGACCGCCAAAATGCGATTCAACAATGGGCCGATCAACCAGCCGACCACGGCTCCGGGTAAAAACAGAGCGGCGGACACTGCCCAGCGCATGTATTCGTCGTCGGTCGGCGGCACGAAATCAGCAGCCCAGTTTTGCAGGAGATAGTAACTCAACACGCCGAACAAGACAGCAATGCCGGCGCGCGGCAAGGCTTCTCGTTCGACTGCGTTTTCCCCACCATGCGGTTTGATCCAAGCGACAGCGCGAGCCGGAGCCATCGTGAGCGCGTTGGTCGCCGAGAAGAGCGCAGCGGTAGCGATTGTCAACGCGAATTGCCGATAAAACTCGCCGACGAGTCCGGGGACAAAGGCGGTCGGAATGAAAACCGAGGCCAAGACCAAACTGATGCCGAACACTGGGCCGGTGATTTCAGCCATCGCCTTCAGCGTCGCTTCCCGCGCCGGCAGACCTTCTCCCATCCACCGTTCGATATTTTCGACGACGACAATCGAGTCGTCCACCACAATCCCCAC from Symmachiella dynata encodes:
- a CDS encoding efflux transporter outer membrane subunit, producing the protein MSTQHKPKKMPRNRHPDLPSLTTDKVQKSGKRVHVGRTLRLALLCLCCGCTPLGEYISNGFEVGPDYKRPPAPVATHWIDAHDERVSSDATDDSAWWTVFNDPVLNGLIQTAYEQNLTVREAGFRVLRSRARLGIAIGEFFPQTQVMEGSYQREGVSLGVANRFATPERWFSQWNYGFGLAWELDFWGRFRRAIEASESVLDASVEHYDAAIVTLVGDVATSYVQIRTIQEQIALAEQSLKLQKQSLEIATAKYEGGETTEVDVYQGQSDVSSTEALIEQLQIDLRQATNQLCILMGMPPTDLSEMLGEGPIPTAPEQVVVGIPADLIHRRPDVRRAERLTAAQSEEIGIAETDFYPQISLNGTLGWSAEHVGDALDREAFLGSIGPSFQWAILNYGRIANNVRVQDARFQELIANYQNTVLNAGVEVENGLVSFLRSKNQAEDAARAVRAETAAFHEAFAQYKGGLTDYNRVVVIQERLVTRQQSLADAQGAIAQGLIQVYRSLGGGWQIRLQSEAEFMMPIETAVPAVPPAPAPVDDDVTGDELPSLEEPGLVVIPQSE
- a CDS encoding LL-diaminopimelate aminotransferase codes for the protein MATINENYSKLAAGYLFPEIGRRVSAFTQENPDANVIRLGIGDVTEPLPAACVAAMHKAVDDMSVRDSFRGYGPEQGYEFLRTAIVEHAFKPRGVEIAADEVFISDGSKCDTGNILDIFGADNTVAVMDPVYPVYVDTNVMAGRTGAAGKDGRYEGLVYVPVTAENDFVPSLPDEPVDLIYLCYPNNPTGTVASRETLKQWVDYARAHDAIIFFDAAYEAYITDPEIPHSIYEIEGARDVAIEFRSFSKNAGFTGTRCAYTVIPKELTGKTSTGEDQPIHPLWNRRHCTKFNGVSYPIQRAAEAVFTPEGQQQINELIQFYLTNAGLIREGLESAGITVYGGVNAPYVWLKTPGGAGSWDFFDQLLSKGHLVGTPGSGFGAAGEGYFRLSAFNSRENIEQAVERFQRVVG
- a CDS encoding response regulator transcription factor translates to MNTTSIKPTVFVVDDEPGMRKSLDRLLRSAGLQAECFGNAETFLREYDPGRPGCLILDVCMDHMTGLELQKELNARRILLPTIVISGYADVPNVVKAVKGGAVDFLEKPFNDELLLERVQQAIRLDQRQRMEAVRASATEARLRSLTPRETQVMELLVAGRRTKQIAYDLNISPKTADIHRAHVLEKMKVDTVVDLVRLVHDLPD
- the trpB gene encoding tryptophan synthase subunit beta, with translation MTTSTPATANVPDAQGRFGEFGRRFVPETLMQALEQLEQEYESAISDASFKAELDDLLRHFVGRPNPLYFARRLTEHCGGARIFLKREDLNHTGAHKINNTLGQVLLTKRMGKTRVIAETGAGQHGVATATACALFGLPCVVYMGEEDVRRQKLNVFNMQTMGTEVRPVCSGSRTLRDAINEAMRDWMASVADTHYILGSVVGPHPFPRMVRDFQSVIGRETKQQCLEQIGRLPDEVIACVGGGSNSAGMFYPFVEDRDVKLTGVEPGGRGPNPGDHASTLSYGEKGVLHGSYSYVLQDADGQTDDVHSISAGLDYPGVGPEHSYWKDTGRVQYGPVSDDEALDAFGTLARLEGILPALESSHAIAQVIKTAGARKPDDVVVVCLSGRGDKDVYEVAQLMGKDL
- a CDS encoding efflux RND transporter permease subunit, translated to MSRFFIDRPNFAWVLSIIIVIAGGVCYQTLPTAQYPPIVPPTIQVIAVYPGGNAQTVADSVAEPIEAQVNGVEGMIYMSSTSTNNGQYNLIVSFEVGTDVNTALMLVQTRVQLALAQLPVSVQEQGVSVKLKSANMLLAINLISPDDRYDSLYLSNYAQINVFDPISRVPGVGMAKFLGERSYSMRAWLEPQKLAALDMTAGDVVDAIRQQNVDVAAGNIGQEPVPPGQEFQLVLNTVGRLSTVEQFEKIVVKVGTGGKLVYLRDVARVELGSQNSDLSCTLTVRKDEKLVQYPSVALGVYTTPTANALATGDAVKAKMEELKAQFPQGVDYVIAYDTTPFIRDSVNDVINTIYIAAGLVIVVILVFLQDWRAMLLPMIDIVVALIGTFMVMKMLGFSLNNLSLFGLVLAVGIVVDDSIVVVENIERWMGEGLPAREATLKAMAEITGPVFGISLVLASVFIPTAFVPGLVGEFYRQFALTIATAALFSATNALTMAPARAVAWIKPHGGENAVEREALPRAGIAVLFGVLSYYLLQNWAADFVPPTDDEYMRWAVSAALFLPGAVVGWLIGPLLNRILAVIFGAFNKVFDLFTNGYTRLVGLSLRLCIIVLIIYAGLLGLTGYGLKTAPKGFIPAQDQGYVLVNVVLPDSASVQRTEAAMKKLEEIALDTPGVESAMSVSGFSVVLACDASNWGTIFVILDEFKDRTTPDTQAMGIIKALNERYHKEVINCQARVLGAPPVPGLGGAGGLQIQIEDRTGQGLQELQDVTESIVSQAHAQPEIGMMLSTFKADSPQLAVDIDREAVMQMGVKLQDVNETLSANMGSMYVNQFNRFGRIWQVNVEAEGKFRTNPENLKLLQVRNSQGDMVPLGALINVHYVNGPTFVMRYNDVNSSSLIFGPGPGESAGQAMAKMEQICAPDNLPGGFGYAWTGIAYQSVTASNTGSLIFALSLVLVFLVLVALYESWSLPVGIVLVVPMCLLSSVAGLVWIAHKPVDIFAQIGFIVLIAMAAKNAILIVEYAVDQRAEGLGRREATLLACKLRLRPILMTSFAFVFGVLPLMIATGAGWEMRRSLGTAVFSGMIGVTFFGVFLTPVFYYVISWFAERKSPPPTKSAENDAQPDSPPPASDSVT